The proteins below are encoded in one region of Sulfitobacter sp. SK012:
- a CDS encoding Gfo/Idh/MocA family protein: MTEVRVAVLGASGWMGKVHTMAYQTFPHFFGQEGGTAKVVALVSSNPQAAQDLAFRAPDAKILQDWRQAVNDPEVDLIDICLPDNLHYEVAKAALLAGKHVFCEKPLADTAVQAKELAEIAQQMGVITRVGHAFPRNPVHDLAKEIIDNGEIGEIKMFKGCQHVDMFGDPLAPYMWRANGELAPTGIVGDTGSHVFSFMEFLVGKVSSLIADNFIVTEKRPIVDGVSLAAETSLSGDEEWADITNPDGTNLLCAFANGARGIVDFSRVATGRKFRQTYEIYGTKGSLVYNYDEVNRLRFYSNDDKVGRRGYREIDVGPENETYKAFLPLPNFALGYNESKIIEVAEVIRSITTNRPMWPTFETGHHICQIVDACMASSRLKRWVDID; this comes from the coding sequence ATGACAGAAGTAAGGGTCGCTGTTTTAGGCGCTTCGGGGTGGATGGGCAAAGTCCACACCATGGCATACCAAACCTTTCCTCATTTTTTCGGCCAGGAAGGTGGCACTGCGAAGGTAGTCGCACTTGTTTCATCTAACCCGCAGGCTGCTCAAGATCTTGCGTTCCGCGCTCCCGACGCGAAAATCTTGCAAGACTGGAGACAGGCGGTCAACGACCCCGAAGTGGATCTGATTGATATTTGCCTGCCTGACAACCTGCACTATGAAGTCGCAAAAGCGGCCTTGCTTGCGGGCAAACATGTCTTTTGTGAAAAGCCTTTGGCAGACACTGCGGTGCAGGCCAAGGAGCTGGCTGAGATCGCGCAACAGATGGGTGTCATCACCCGCGTCGGCCACGCGTTTCCACGCAATCCTGTCCATGATCTAGCCAAGGAAATTATCGACAATGGCGAGATCGGCGAAATCAAGATGTTCAAAGGCTGCCAGCATGTCGATATGTTTGGCGACCCGCTGGCACCTTACATGTGGCGTGCCAATGGCGAACTCGCTCCGACAGGCATTGTTGGGGACACTGGCAGCCACGTCTTCAGCTTTATGGAATTTTTGGTGGGAAAGGTCAGTTCGCTGATCGCTGACAATTTCATTGTGACTGAAAAACGACCCATCGTTGACGGCGTGAGTTTAGCTGCCGAAACTAGCCTTTCGGGAGATGAGGAATGGGCCGACATCACGAACCCCGACGGCACGAATTTGCTTTGCGCGTTTGCCAATGGCGCGCGGGGTATTGTTGATTTCAGCCGTGTCGCAACGGGCCGAAAATTCAGGCAGACCTACGAGATCTACGGGACCAAAGGCAGCCTTGTTTATAATTACGACGAGGTGAACCGCCTGCGGTTCTACTCCAATGACGACAAAGTCGGACGCCGGGGATATCGCGAAATTGACGTGGGACCGGAGAATGAAACCTACAAAGCGTTCCTTCCGCTGCCGAATTTTGCGCTTGGGTATAATGAAAGCAAAATCATCGAGGTCGCCGAAGTCATCCGTTCAATTACCACCAACCGGCCGATGTGGCCCACGTTTGAGACCGGCCATCACATCTGCCAGATTGTAGATGCTTGTATGGCGTCCTCTCGCTTGAAACGCTGGGTCGATATTGACTAA
- a CDS encoding LacI family DNA-binding transcriptional regulator, protein MGQRPTILDVARHAGVSKSTVSLVLQQSKSVKESTRVAVRQAMADIGYVYNRSAATLRSSSSGLIGLVINDLRNPFFTEFATSFQMELAQNGFATVLANTDEDPSIQARMISSLVEHGVSGFVISPAYGGANETRAILRAAGTPALQVFRSLAEDNDQIPLIAPDYQLGGRLATEHLFDMGCRNIAFLGGLNGRPVTQDRMSGYLSVLKQRGINPVVLTGEATRHFGKVMVAKLAEDHPDVDGVICFNDLVGLGVLSACVERGIKVGQDLRVVGFDDIEDCQDSFPSLSSVSCNIPDFAKSTAAHILKWIKNGERPPSRVRSDVRLVQRASSGI, encoded by the coding sequence ATGGGGCAAAGACCGACAATCCTGGATGTAGCAAGACACGCCGGCGTGTCGAAATCGACGGTTAGCCTTGTTTTACAGCAAAGCAAATCGGTCAAGGAGTCGACGCGTGTGGCCGTACGTCAAGCCATGGCGGATATTGGTTATGTCTATAATCGCTCCGCTGCGACACTGCGCTCTTCATCATCTGGGCTGATCGGTTTGGTCATTAACGATTTGCGAAACCCGTTTTTTACCGAGTTTGCGACTTCGTTCCAAATGGAGCTAGCGCAAAACGGCTTTGCCACTGTCCTCGCCAACACAGATGAAGACCCAAGCATTCAGGCGCGCATGATTTCTTCGCTGGTTGAACATGGCGTTTCAGGGTTTGTGATCTCGCCAGCCTATGGCGGTGCAAATGAAACACGTGCCATATTAAGGGCGGCGGGCACGCCCGCGCTGCAGGTTTTTAGATCCTTGGCTGAAGATAATGATCAAATCCCGCTGATCGCTCCAGACTATCAACTTGGAGGCCGACTTGCGACGGAACATCTGTTTGATATGGGATGCAGGAACATTGCATTTCTAGGCGGATTGAATGGACGGCCGGTGACCCAAGACCGGATGAGCGGGTATTTGTCTGTTTTGAAACAACGCGGTATCAACCCAGTCGTGCTGACTGGCGAAGCCACACGGCATTTTGGAAAGGTCATGGTTGCAAAGCTGGCGGAAGACCATCCAGACGTAGATGGTGTTATTTGTTTTAATGACCTCGTGGGCTTGGGCGTTTTGTCGGCTTGTGTCGAACGTGGTATTAAGGTCGGGCAGGATTTGAGGGTCGTTGGCTTTGATGACATCGAAGACTGTCAGGACAGTTTCCCGTCCTTGTCATCAGTGAGCTGCAACATCCCTGATTTTGCGAAATCCACGGCTGCGCATATTCTCAAATGGATCAAAAACGGGGAGCGACCACCAAGTCGTGTACGCTCCGACGTAAGATTGGTGCAACGCGCTTCTAGCGGTATCTAG
- a CDS encoding Dabb family protein — MIRHIVLTKFKPETTEDKIASIYASLSKLAQELEGAQNFTGGRSESPEQIERGYMHGFVIDFDSWSALKTYADNPVHKELGGQLVENAVGGIDGILVFDLSV; from the coding sequence ATGATCCGTCACATCGTACTAACAAAGTTCAAACCCGAAACTACAGAAGATAAAATTGCGAGTATCTATGCGAGCTTGTCCAAGCTGGCGCAAGAATTAGAGGGCGCGCAAAATTTTACGGGAGGTCGTTCGGAAAGTCCCGAACAGATTGAGCGTGGATACATGCATGGATTTGTTATCGATTTTGACAGTTGGAGTGCCTTGAAAACTTATGCCGATAACCCGGTGCACAAAGAGCTTGGTGGTCAGCTTGTTGAGAATGCGGTAGGGGGCATCGACGGCATTCTAGTATTTGACTTAAGTGTCTAG
- a CDS encoding GMC family oxidoreductase: protein MKSSGYDFIVIGGGSAGSVIAARLSENPDVRVLLLEAGGSDRHPFFHLPAGFAKMTKGIGSWGWSTTPQRAMQNKVFNYTQAKVIGGGSAINAQIYTRGAAQDYDEWRQMGCIGWSYANVLPYFKKSEDNDTYNGEFHGTGGPMGVSMPAAPLPICDAFIAAAEQVGIPATKDVNGAKQDGAGYYQLTQRNARRSSAAMAFLAPNKSRTNLTVQMNAQVRRITVENGRATGVEMADGSMIKADLEVILSSGAIGSPRLLQLSGIGPADELKGVGIDVIYDQPNVGANLQDHLDLYAICEVTGPHTYDRYAKLHMSALAGLKYLFQRKGPVASSLFETGGFWYADENARSPDLQMHLGLGTGIEAGVEAMPNGGVTLNACHLRPRSRGTVRLQSDNPADMPLIDPNYLSDPYDREMSIRGLKLVQKILSQDALKPFIMAERLPGPDVQTDEDYFNFICVHSKTSHHCAGTCRMGSDAGAVLDSRLRFNGIEGLRVSDASVMPQVNSSNTNAPSIMIGEKAADMIKQDQGLMQ from the coding sequence ATGAAGTCCAGCGGATACGATTTCATTGTGATCGGTGGCGGGTCCGCGGGCTCTGTCATTGCGGCAAGGTTGAGCGAAAACCCAGACGTGCGGGTTTTACTTTTGGAAGCAGGCGGAAGTGATCGACACCCGTTTTTTCACCTGCCGGCAGGTTTTGCAAAAATGACCAAGGGCATCGGGTCTTGGGGCTGGTCCACGACGCCGCAGCGCGCAATGCAGAACAAGGTTTTCAACTACACTCAAGCCAAAGTCATCGGCGGTGGGTCGGCGATCAACGCGCAAATTTACACGCGTGGTGCTGCACAGGACTATGATGAATGGCGTCAGATGGGCTGCATCGGATGGAGCTATGCCAATGTGCTGCCCTACTTCAAAAAATCTGAGGATAACGACACCTACAACGGCGAATTTCACGGAACGGGCGGGCCGATGGGCGTTTCAATGCCTGCAGCACCGCTGCCGATTTGCGACGCGTTCATTGCGGCGGCAGAGCAAGTGGGCATACCTGCAACCAAAGATGTTAACGGCGCCAAGCAGGACGGCGCAGGCTACTACCAGCTGACCCAACGCAATGCGCGGCGATCTTCGGCTGCCATGGCGTTTCTTGCGCCCAACAAATCACGAACAAATCTGACCGTCCAGATGAATGCGCAGGTGCGTCGGATCACCGTCGAAAATGGCCGTGCAACAGGGGTCGAGATGGCCGATGGCAGCATGATCAAAGCTGACCTTGAAGTGATCTTGTCGTCAGGGGCCATTGGCTCTCCGCGTTTGTTGCAGCTTTCAGGGATTGGTCCGGCGGATGAATTGAAAGGGGTCGGGATCGACGTGATCTATGACCAACCCAATGTAGGCGCGAACTTGCAAGACCATTTGGACCTTTATGCGATCTGCGAGGTTACCGGCCCGCATACTTATGACCGCTACGCCAAGTTGCATATGTCGGCGTTGGCGGGACTGAAATATCTGTTTCAGCGCAAGGGGCCAGTGGCGTCGAGCCTGTTTGAAACTGGTGGATTTTGGTATGCAGACGAAAATGCTCGGTCCCCTGATCTTCAGATGCATCTCGGGTTGGGAACGGGAATTGAGGCTGGGGTTGAAGCAATGCCCAATGGTGGCGTGACGCTAAACGCCTGCCATCTGCGCCCGCGATCGCGCGGGACAGTGCGCCTTCAAAGCGACAATCCTGCAGACATGCCGTTGATCGATCCAAACTATCTGTCAGACCCTTACGATCGTGAAATGTCGATCCGTGGCTTGAAGCTGGTTCAAAAAATCCTGTCCCAAGATGCGCTCAAGCCATTTATCATGGCAGAGCGGCTGCCTGGGCCAGATGTGCAAACGGACGAGGACTATTTCAATTTCATCTGCGTGCATTCCAAGACATCGCATCACTGCGCGGGCACCTGCCGGATGGGCAGCGACGCAGGAGCTGTGCTTGATTCGCGGTTGCGCTTCAACGGTATCGAAGGGCTGCGCGTCTCCGATGCCTCTGTCATGCCGCAGGTCAATTCATCAAATACTAATGCTCCCTCCATCATGATCGGTGAAAAAGCCGCTGATATGATCAAACAAGATCAAGGACTTATGCAATGA
- a CDS encoding FAD-dependent oxidoreductase, whose product MQPDVIIIGSGMGGATLAAALAPTGRKIVILERGEYLLPSPKDRDARAIFGDGVFRPDEQWLDGKDEPFNPGNYYNVGGNSKFYGAVLIRYRQEDFEVIKHQGGQTPGWPVKYDDLEQDYQAAETLYAVRGELGDDPTEPRHSGSYPYGPVADEPEITDLRERLKKVGLCPSTLPLGVDIDRWLGAGQTTWDAYPDTCGGKMDAQTCGLATALGYQNVTLQTGCRVLSLDSGPDGRVTGVQYEKDDQRATLCAPLVVLAAGAVQSAALLLSSANDNCPTGLANQSDQVGRNFMNHNCSAVLALHPFRRNRSVYQKTLMVNDFYLRKGARPPLGNIQMLGKITGPILAAQSKLPEWLAELIAERSFDFYAMSEDLPNPESRVTVNGGQIKLDWKRSNWAAHLLLVGKLKTALRRAGFPVVISRAFDRRTPSHQCGTARMGADPKTSVVDTFGRSHGHRNLFIVDASVLPTSAAVNPALTIAALALRTGRHIIQTEFAT is encoded by the coding sequence ATGCAACCGGACGTCATCATCATCGGTTCCGGCATGGGTGGTGCGACGCTTGCTGCCGCTCTTGCGCCGACCGGCCGCAAGATCGTGATCCTTGAGCGCGGGGAATATTTGCTTCCTTCACCAAAAGACCGCGACGCTCGCGCAATTTTTGGCGATGGGGTTTTTAGACCGGATGAGCAGTGGTTGGATGGGAAGGATGAGCCATTCAATCCAGGAAACTACTATAACGTGGGCGGCAACTCAAAATTCTATGGCGCTGTGTTGATCCGCTACCGGCAAGAGGACTTTGAAGTCATCAAACATCAAGGTGGCCAGACCCCCGGTTGGCCGGTCAAATACGACGACCTTGAGCAAGACTACCAGGCGGCAGAGACACTTTACGCTGTGCGCGGTGAGCTTGGCGATGACCCGACAGAGCCACGTCATTCAGGCTCTTACCCTTATGGACCGGTTGCGGATGAACCTGAAATCACCGATTTGCGTGAGCGGTTGAAAAAGGTGGGATTGTGCCCGTCAACACTACCTTTGGGTGTTGATATTGATCGCTGGCTAGGCGCTGGCCAAACAACATGGGACGCCTACCCAGACACATGCGGCGGCAAAATGGATGCGCAGACCTGTGGGTTGGCCACCGCTCTCGGGTATCAGAATGTCACGTTGCAAACAGGCTGCCGCGTCTTGTCGCTGGATAGCGGTCCAGACGGCCGGGTGACCGGCGTGCAGTACGAAAAGGACGATCAGAGGGCCACGCTTTGCGCCCCACTCGTCGTCCTAGCGGCTGGTGCTGTTCAAAGTGCCGCGCTGCTGTTGTCCTCGGCCAATGACAATTGCCCTACAGGGTTGGCCAACCAATCGGACCAAGTCGGACGTAATTTCATGAATCACAATTGTTCGGCGGTGCTTGCTCTGCACCCATTTCGGCGCAATCGCTCGGTGTATCAAAAGACGCTGATGGTGAATGATTTCTATCTACGCAAGGGCGCTCGTCCCCCATTAGGTAACATCCAGATGCTGGGCAAAATCACGGGACCAATCTTGGCTGCGCAATCCAAACTGCCTGAATGGCTGGCGGAGCTGATCGCCGAGCGGAGTTTTGACTTCTATGCGATGTCAGAAGATTTGCCCAATCCCGAAAGCCGGGTAACGGTAAACGGGGGACAGATTAAGCTGGACTGGAAACGGTCAAATTGGGCCGCACATCTGCTCTTGGTCGGTAAGTTAAAAACAGCACTGCGCCGCGCCGGTTTCCCAGTGGTGATTTCCCGCGCGTTTGATCGTCGCACGCCGTCGCATCAATGCGGCACGGCGCGCATGGGGGCAGACCCCAAGACGAGTGTTGTTGACACATTTGGCCGAAGCCATGGCCACCGGAACCTGTTTATCGTCGATGCGTCAGTCCTGCCGACCTCTGCTGCCGTAAATCCCGCGCTGACCATTGCGGCACTTGCGCTGCGTACCGGCCGGCACATTATCCAGACGGAGTTTGCGACATGA